From a single Planctellipticum variicoloris genomic region:
- a CDS encoding thioredoxin domain-containing protein — translation MFPTSPANPQQIPSRRSPQLWVWLVLGLLSVGITATIAVPTPMSAGDESVDNILLDFSATWCGPCQQMHPIVKRLEREGLPIRQVDVDRNPGLAQRFNVTSIPAFVLVSNGREADRVVGQVSENRLRQMIAKLPASRGTREEAPNNGFAVLGTPQPIPRIPRQPTEPQQVQSGPLEQGIVRQVPFPVPGSPDFRAQNPEAAVSPGDAMPSTVRLRVRDSAGQNFGTGTIIDSRPGQTLILTCGHLFRQASTGQQVGVEVDLFPQGGKVETLVGQVVAYDLEADVGLVGVPSQQPLPTAPLAGPRQPLQVGESLVNIGCSLGADPTRESVKSTALNKFQGPDNIECTGLPVQGRSGGGLFRENGELVGICILADDKGRRGIYAALNPVYALLQKQNLAHLIPRGAAESENAPAAPGIVELAQDSPSAARPQENPLSHDPVAEALLRSATSSGGGATGPSLAEARDAEVICIVRPKDPLVPSRVIIVNEASPRLLNYLLDDSGSSMAHSAKPPVDIRAGEVSRDQR, via the coding sequence ATGTTCCCGACGTCCCCGGCGAATCCGCAGCAGATTCCGTCCAGGCGCAGCCCGCAGCTCTGGGTCTGGCTGGTGCTGGGCCTCTTGAGCGTGGGGATCACGGCGACGATCGCCGTCCCGACGCCGATGAGCGCCGGCGATGAGTCGGTCGACAATATTCTGCTCGACTTCTCGGCGACCTGGTGCGGTCCCTGCCAGCAGATGCATCCGATCGTCAAGCGGCTGGAGCGGGAAGGCCTGCCGATCCGGCAGGTCGATGTCGACCGGAACCCCGGACTGGCGCAGCGGTTCAACGTCACTTCCATTCCGGCGTTCGTGCTGGTCTCCAATGGACGCGAAGCAGATCGAGTTGTCGGGCAGGTTTCGGAAAACCGCCTGCGCCAGATGATCGCCAAGCTGCCCGCGAGCCGCGGGACTCGCGAAGAGGCCCCCAACAACGGGTTCGCCGTGCTGGGGACTCCGCAGCCGATTCCGCGCATTCCGCGGCAGCCGACGGAGCCGCAGCAAGTCCAGTCCGGACCGCTGGAGCAGGGGATCGTTCGACAAGTCCCCTTCCCCGTTCCGGGAAGTCCGGACTTTCGTGCTCAGAATCCGGAAGCCGCGGTGTCACCCGGCGATGCCATGCCTTCGACCGTTCGGTTGCGCGTGCGGGATTCCGCCGGACAGAACTTCGGGACCGGAACCATCATTGACAGTCGGCCCGGTCAGACGCTGATTCTGACCTGCGGGCATCTGTTTCGACAGGCGTCCACGGGGCAGCAGGTGGGGGTCGAGGTCGACCTGTTTCCACAGGGCGGCAAGGTTGAGACGCTGGTCGGCCAGGTTGTCGCGTACGATCTGGAGGCCGACGTTGGGCTTGTCGGCGTGCCCAGCCAGCAGCCGCTCCCGACTGCGCCTCTTGCCGGCCCGCGTCAGCCGTTGCAGGTCGGCGAATCCCTGGTCAACATCGGGTGCTCACTGGGAGCCGATCCGACGCGAGAATCGGTGAAGTCGACGGCTCTCAACAAGTTCCAGGGCCCAGACAATATCGAATGCACCGGGCTGCCGGTGCAGGGCCGGTCGGGGGGCGGATTGTTCCGTGAGAACGGCGAACTGGTCGGGATCTGCATTCTGGCGGATGACAAAGGACGCCGCGGCATCTATGCGGCACTGAATCCGGTCTACGCGCTGCTCCAGAAGCAGAACCTGGCCCATCTCATTCCCCGCGGCGCGGCCGAATCGGAGAACGCTCCCGCGGCGCCGGGGATCGTCGAGCTTGCTCAGGACTCGCCGTCCGCTGCACGGCCGCAGGAGAATCCGCTGAGTCACGATCCCGTCGCCGAAGCCCTTCTTCGCAGCGCTACATCGTCCGGCGGCGGCGCGACCGGACCGTCGCTCGCCGAGGCCCGCGACGCCGAAGTCATCTGCATCGTCCGCCCGAAGGATCCGCTCGTGCCGAGCCGGGTGATCATTGTGAACGAAGCGAGCCCCCGTCTGCTGAACTACCTGCTCGACGATTCCGGATCGTCGATGGCCCACAGCGCCAAACCCCCGGTCGACATTCGCGCCGGAGAGGTTTCGCGGGACCAGCGATGA
- the crtI gene encoding phytoene desaturase family protein gives MQRFDAVIVGAGPGGLAAALQLANAGLKVRILERRSTVGGRTSALETPDFRFDLGPTFFLYPRVLQEIFQSIGRDLHQEVPMVRLDPQYRLLFGAGGQLDATGDIPRMEAALREFSEHDAGNFRKFLEDNRTKLAKFRPILESSWSRWTDLLSPTMLKMLPWVRPWASVDDDLKRYFHDPRLRLAFCFQSKYLGMSPFRCPSLFSILSFLEYEHGVWHPMGGCSAVSERMAQIALEMGVEISTDEPVEELVFAGRRVIGVKTRRDEYRTDSLVINADFSRAMQRLVPDSLRRRWSDKALKKKQYSCSTFMMYLGIDGLYEHLAHHTIYIARDYDRNLADIEQRHVLSADPSVYVQNACITDPTLATTGGSTLYVLAPVTHQHPNVDWSVETPRFRDAVLRQLEERFGLTDLRSRIRYERIVTPADWDQQHEIHLGATFNLAHSLKQMLHLRPQNRFEDLEGVYLVGGGTHPGSGLPVIYESSRISTRLLLEDRGGALGRRPVEAPAFCPRSDHELVTH, from the coding sequence ATGCAGAGATTCGACGCGGTCATCGTCGGCGCCGGCCCCGGCGGCCTTGCCGCCGCTCTACAGCTTGCCAACGCCGGCCTCAAAGTCAGAATTCTAGAACGACGAAGTACCGTCGGCGGTCGGACCTCGGCGCTCGAAACTCCCGATTTCCGCTTCGACCTCGGCCCGACGTTCTTCCTTTACCCCCGCGTGCTCCAGGAAATCTTTCAGTCGATCGGTCGAGATCTCCACCAGGAAGTCCCGATGGTCCGGCTCGATCCGCAGTACCGATTGCTGTTCGGTGCGGGGGGCCAGCTCGACGCCACCGGTGATATTCCGCGAATGGAAGCCGCCCTCCGCGAATTCAGCGAGCACGACGCCGGGAACTTCCGGAAGTTCCTGGAAGACAACCGGACCAAGCTGGCGAAGTTCCGCCCCATTCTGGAGTCCTCGTGGTCGCGATGGACCGACCTGCTCTCCCCCACCATGCTCAAGATGCTGCCGTGGGTCCGTCCGTGGGCCTCGGTCGATGATGATCTGAAACGGTACTTTCACGACCCCCGGTTGCGGCTCGCGTTCTGCTTCCAGTCCAAATACCTGGGGATGTCGCCGTTCCGCTGCCCGAGTCTCTTCTCGATTCTCTCCTTCCTGGAGTACGAACATGGCGTGTGGCATCCGATGGGGGGCTGCAGCGCCGTCAGCGAACGCATGGCCCAGATCGCCCTCGAAATGGGCGTCGAGATCTCGACCGACGAACCGGTCGAGGAACTGGTCTTCGCCGGTCGGCGCGTGATCGGCGTCAAGACCCGGCGGGACGAATACCGCACCGACTCGCTGGTGATCAACGCCGACTTCTCGCGGGCGATGCAGCGGCTGGTCCCCGATTCCCTCCGCCGCCGCTGGTCGGACAAGGCGCTCAAGAAAAAACAGTACTCCTGCTCGACGTTCATGATGTACCTGGGGATCGACGGGCTCTACGAGCACCTGGCCCATCACACCATCTACATCGCCAGGGACTACGACCGGAATCTGGCGGACATTGAACAAAGACACGTCCTGTCGGCTGATCCGTCAGTCTACGTCCAGAACGCCTGCATCACGGATCCGACTCTGGCGACGACTGGCGGCAGTACGCTTTACGTGCTGGCCCCCGTCACGCATCAGCATCCGAACGTCGACTGGTCCGTCGAGACGCCGCGTTTCCGCGACGCTGTCCTCCGCCAGCTCGAAGAACGCTTCGGGCTGACAGACCTCCGCAGTCGGATCCGCTACGAACGGATCGTCACCCCCGCGGACTGGGACCAGCAGCATGAGATTCATCTCGGCGCGACGTTCAATCTCGCCCATTCGCTGAAACAGATGCTCCATCTGCGACCGCAGAACCGCTTCGAAGACCTCGAAGGGGTTTATCTGGTCGGAGGGGGAACTCATCCCGGCAGCGGCCTGCCGGTCATCTACGAGTCGAGCCGGATTTCCACCCGGCTGCTGCTGGAAGATCGCGGCGGAGCTCTCGGCCGGCGGCCGGTGGAGGCCCCCGCCTTCTGTCCCCGATCGGATCACGAACTGGTGACACACTGA
- a CDS encoding aldehyde dehydrogenase family protein, protein MTAALSNAVLDTLFPETEDPMQDVIDRARAAQVGWGQRSLSDRLARIARFRRLLVDRADEALESIELPQRSPGETIAAEVLPLADACRYMELYACRVLQTRAVGRRGRPLWCAGTRIRISREPHGVVLILGPSNYPLMLPGVQLLQALAAGNAVLLKPGRRSSSAARLLLELCIAAGIPTDLVALLPEELGAYRAALAAGVDFVTLTGSSSTGRRVLADLSETLTPAVMELSGCDAVFVMASANLDIAARAVAFGLMLNGGATCLSPRRLFIAPEIRQDFVARLVRRLQDFAPTVVEAGAAARVIQTIDSALAEAAVRLCGEPSPSAWQAVVLDNVQPEMPVARSDLFAPVTCVMASRDLEEAVEWYHRCPYQLGASVFGAPDEAATLADRLRAGSVVINDLIAPTADPRAPFPAWGESGYGVTRGAEGLLAMTRVKATIEQRSRWLPHLDVPGAPDLQQMRHLLQFTHGSDWLIRIRGLWGLIKSRKPQSATSPETVRKV, encoded by the coding sequence ATGACTGCCGCGCTGTCTAATGCCGTTCTCGACACGCTCTTTCCGGAAACGGAGGACCCGATGCAGGACGTCATCGATCGTGCCCGCGCGGCTCAAGTCGGATGGGGACAAAGGTCCCTGAGCGATCGCCTCGCTCGAATCGCCCGGTTTCGACGACTGCTCGTCGATCGAGCCGACGAGGCGCTGGAGTCGATCGAACTTCCCCAGCGATCTCCCGGCGAGACCATCGCCGCCGAAGTCCTGCCGCTGGCGGACGCCTGCCGCTACATGGAGCTCTACGCCTGCCGAGTGCTGCAGACCCGGGCCGTCGGTCGACGCGGCCGCCCCCTCTGGTGTGCCGGGACGAGGATCCGGATCTCCCGCGAACCGCACGGCGTCGTGTTGATTCTCGGCCCCTCGAACTATCCGCTCATGCTCCCTGGCGTCCAGTTGCTGCAGGCTCTTGCGGCCGGCAACGCCGTCCTGCTCAAGCCGGGCCGGCGCAGTTCGTCGGCCGCGCGCCTCCTGCTGGAACTTTGCATCGCTGCCGGAATTCCGACGGATCTGGTCGCACTCCTGCCGGAAGAACTGGGAGCGTATCGCGCGGCCCTGGCGGCCGGCGTGGACTTCGTCACGTTGACCGGCTCTTCATCGACAGGCCGGCGTGTCCTCGCCGACCTGTCGGAAACCTTAACCCCGGCCGTGATGGAGCTGTCCGGGTGCGACGCGGTGTTCGTCATGGCTTCGGCCAACCTCGACATCGCCGCACGCGCGGTCGCCTTCGGGCTGATGCTCAACGGCGGCGCGACGTGCCTGTCCCCCCGCAGGCTCTTCATCGCCCCGGAGATTCGCCAGGATTTTGTCGCTCGACTCGTCCGCCGGCTGCAGGACTTCGCGCCAACCGTCGTTGAGGCCGGTGCGGCTGCCCGCGTCATTCAAACCATCGATTCTGCCCTTGCCGAGGCCGCCGTCCGACTGTGTGGCGAGCCGTCTCCCTCAGCCTGGCAGGCGGTCGTTCTCGACAACGTTCAGCCCGAGATGCCCGTCGCTCGCTCTGACCTGTTTGCCCCTGTCACGTGCGTGATGGCCAGCCGGGATCTGGAAGAAGCCGTGGAGTGGTATCACAGGTGTCCGTATCAGCTCGGTGCGAGCGTCTTCGGGGCTCCCGACGAAGCCGCGACGCTCGCCGACCGACTGCGGGCGGGTTCGGTGGTGATCAACGATCTGATTGCGCCGACGGCCGATCCCAGGGCGCCGTTTCCGGCGTGGGGCGAAAGTGGCTACGGCGTCACGCGCGGAGCGGAAGGATTGCTGGCCATGACTCGCGTCAAAGCGACGATCGAACAGCGTTCCCGCTGGCTTCCGCACCTGGACGTTCCGGGGGCTCCGGACTTGCAGCAGATGCGGCATCTTCTGCAGTTCACCCACGGTTCCGACTGGCTCATTCGCATCCGCGGCCTCTGGGGCCTGATCAAGAGCCGCAAACCTCAATCAGCGACTTCACCAGAGACTGTTCGTAAGGTCTGA
- a CDS encoding zinc-ribbon domain-containing protein: MPDPVAIECPACLATLKVPEDKLGKKIRCPKCTEVFVAEASEAVEDFDPDEERRPARGKGAVKKGSKKSGSGLLIGGIVGGVALVAVAGVAIFLMSSGGGNDAPAPQGAQMAPAVAASPTPAAADPAAAMAASMSAHGAMSAGAAHGAPQAAPATAPAASAVTPPTANAPAAPFVSQSSSGPAKLDLSWIPAESELIIDLRPAAIWAAPALQQALKHPFVLLGIGQMQAMTGIAPADIESLTIALRLPGPKDPAAPPAGMALSPGAETPEVAEVQPVIVMRLKKPVLESLWERPDLPLQVADYAGQTVRKFSPPPANGKQLTFAIHQPNELMIVAGLEGTVQSLIDAKGDARLFADWAPLDPNLQLQIAGRPKDLAPQWAAARMSAPSGDADQERLVAALEKHLRAFSLGLQLTDGIELASHFQADSEAGGQALAEALKPQLAKAHAEFAAGFEKGFQQTGGPAPPELMSLVTSVQDNSKFTQQGAVASLTSRIPADKMELFALLAQKAQQNPMAGMMLGGMLPGGPAGLSPGGPGGMPVGERSGQTEPVATKTPEALPPHLELQASTLWDAPQPGAAGTPLLMQFQVTTTDDAILCAAGEFEFRPPTTDSGRSLSAMPPRQTTLSPPEQILRTYIVPLDPPEDGAANVAKFHLAFKEPDDKARSLVSCEGKFRLMRAKSQTELQVPLKKPLPAKLELPEALAAAGLAVKLERIKSGDSPVADELVVGVGTSAAIARLQILDADGGGPAAGWETPTIRYVSERGSVVQRISSESGDTLPDRFLLSLVLFDGIETLTVPFSFNDLPLPDPATRPVRALPPQFPGGPLPGGAFPPGGLPGEPGAAGDNR; encoded by the coding sequence ATGCCCGATCCCGTCGCCATCGAATGTCCCGCCTGCCTGGCCACATTGAAAGTCCCCGAAGACAAGCTGGGGAAGAAGATCCGCTGTCCGAAGTGCACCGAAGTCTTCGTGGCGGAGGCTTCCGAAGCCGTGGAGGACTTCGACCCGGACGAAGAGCGCCGCCCTGCGCGCGGCAAGGGGGCAGTCAAGAAAGGGAGCAAGAAGTCTGGCTCGGGTCTGTTGATCGGCGGCATTGTCGGAGGCGTGGCGCTGGTCGCCGTCGCAGGAGTGGCGATCTTCCTGATGAGCTCCGGCGGCGGGAATGACGCCCCCGCGCCGCAGGGGGCGCAAATGGCCCCTGCCGTCGCGGCCTCTCCGACCCCAGCGGCCGCCGACCCGGCAGCCGCCATGGCTGCGTCGATGAGCGCTCACGGGGCCATGTCCGCCGGGGCCGCGCACGGAGCACCACAGGCGGCTCCCGCAACCGCTCCCGCTGCATCCGCAGTGACGCCTCCGACGGCGAACGCGCCAGCCGCCCCGTTCGTTTCCCAGAGCAGCAGCGGGCCGGCGAAGCTTGACCTGTCGTGGATCCCGGCGGAGTCCGAATTGATCATCGATCTGCGCCCGGCCGCCATCTGGGCCGCGCCGGCCCTGCAACAGGCGCTCAAGCATCCGTTTGTGCTTCTCGGAATCGGACAGATGCAGGCGATGACCGGCATCGCCCCGGCGGATATCGAAAGCCTGACCATCGCCCTGCGGCTGCCGGGGCCGAAAGACCCTGCAGCGCCGCCCGCCGGCATGGCCCTCTCACCAGGGGCGGAGACGCCGGAGGTCGCCGAGGTTCAACCGGTGATTGTGATGCGGCTCAAGAAGCCGGTCCTCGAGAGCCTGTGGGAGCGCCCCGATCTGCCGTTGCAGGTCGCCGACTACGCGGGGCAGACGGTAAGGAAGTTCTCGCCCCCTCCTGCGAACGGCAAGCAGTTGACGTTCGCGATCCATCAGCCGAACGAACTGATGATCGTGGCCGGTCTGGAGGGGACCGTGCAGTCGTTGATCGACGCGAAAGGGGACGCCCGATTGTTTGCCGACTGGGCGCCGCTCGACCCGAATCTGCAACTGCAGATTGCAGGGCGTCCAAAGGACCTGGCGCCGCAGTGGGCCGCCGCTCGGATGTCGGCCCCGTCGGGCGATGCCGATCAGGAACGACTGGTGGCGGCGCTGGAAAAGCACCTCCGCGCATTCTCGCTGGGCCTGCAGCTTACGGACGGCATCGAACTGGCCTCGCACTTTCAGGCCGATTCCGAGGCCGGCGGGCAGGCGCTGGCGGAAGCGCTCAAGCCCCAGCTCGCGAAAGCCCACGCGGAGTTCGCCGCGGGCTTTGAGAAAGGCTTTCAACAGACCGGCGGCCCGGCGCCCCCCGAGCTGATGAGCCTCGTCACGTCGGTTCAGGACAACAGCAAATTCACCCAGCAGGGAGCGGTCGCCAGCCTGACCTCGCGCATACCGGCGGACAAGATGGAGTTGTTCGCGCTGCTGGCGCAGAAGGCCCAGCAGAACCCGATGGCCGGCATGATGCTCGGCGGGATGCTGCCGGGCGGACCGGCCGGCCTGTCCCCCGGAGGCCCGGGAGGCATGCCTGTCGGGGAACGCTCCGGGCAGACGGAACCGGTGGCGACGAAGACTCCCGAAGCGCTCCCTCCCCATCTCGAACTCCAGGCCTCGACATTGTGGGACGCGCCGCAACCGGGAGCTGCGGGCACCCCGTTGCTCATGCAGTTTCAGGTGACGACCACGGACGATGCGATTCTGTGCGCCGCCGGCGAGTTTGAGTTTCGCCCTCCGACAACGGACTCCGGGAGATCGCTGTCGGCGATGCCCCCCCGACAGACGACGCTCTCTCCTCCCGAACAGATCCTGCGGACCTATATTGTGCCGCTCGATCCCCCGGAGGATGGCGCTGCGAACGTCGCCAAATTCCATCTGGCGTTCAAAGAGCCCGACGACAAGGCCCGGTCGCTGGTGAGCTGCGAAGGCAAGTTCCGACTCATGCGGGCGAAGTCGCAGACGGAGCTCCAGGTTCCCCTCAAGAAGCCTCTGCCCGCGAAACTGGAGCTCCCCGAGGCGCTCGCAGCGGCGGGCCTCGCCGTCAAACTGGAGCGGATCAAGTCGGGCGACAGCCCGGTCGCGGACGAACTGGTCGTCGGCGTTGGAACGTCGGCCGCCATCGCCAGGTTGCAGATCCTGGATGCCGATGGCGGCGGACCGGCCGCGGGCTGGGAAACGCCGACGATCCGGTATGTTTCCGAACGCGGAAGCGTCGTTCAGCGGATCAGCTCGGAGTCGGGCGACACACTTCCCGACCGCTTCCTGCTGAGTCTGGTCCTCTTCGATGGAATCGAGACGTTGACCGTCCCCTTCAGTTTCAACGACCTGCCGCTGCCCGACCCCGCCACCCGTCCGGTCCGTGCCCTGCCGCCGCAGTTTCCCGGAGGGCCGCTCCCCGGCGGCGCGTTTCCTCCCGGCGGTCTCCCGGGCGAACCCGGAGCGGCGGGCGACAATCGCTGA
- the pepT gene encoding peptidase T, translating into MDTLLERFLRYVRLDTQADETSTTYPSTEKQLVLSRMLAGECRALGLADVTIDEFGIVMATVPATVPHAAPAIAYVAHVDTSPEFTAAQVNPVVHENYDGKDIVLPAEPTRVLKVAENPELTTCLGHTLITTDGTTLLGGDDKAGIAVIMQAAQELMQNRDLLCGPVRLCFTCDEEIGRGTDKLDLQKLGAICAYTLDGGGQGQIDSETFSADQAVVAVRGINTHPSIGKGSMVNAVRILSAFIDRLPQARLSPETTDGREGFIHPYHVEGGVAEASARLILRDFESSALDEQARLLESIAGTLRQEFPRAVITVEIRRQYRNMREGLVKEPRALTKAEAAVKAAGLTPEHTIIRGGTDGSLLTEKGLPTPNLSTGQHNPHSPLEWASLNEMESAVRVLVNLALEWGREQA; encoded by the coding sequence GTGGATACGCTGCTCGAACGGTTTCTGCGCTACGTCCGTCTGGATACTCAAGCGGACGAGACCAGCACGACGTATCCCAGTACCGAGAAGCAGCTCGTCCTCAGCCGGATGCTGGCCGGAGAATGCCGGGCGCTGGGACTGGCCGACGTCACCATCGACGAATTCGGGATCGTGATGGCGACGGTTCCCGCGACCGTGCCCCACGCGGCGCCGGCGATTGCGTACGTCGCGCACGTGGATACGTCGCCGGAATTCACTGCGGCCCAGGTCAATCCGGTTGTTCACGAAAACTACGACGGGAAGGACATCGTCCTGCCGGCCGAGCCGACCCGCGTTCTGAAGGTCGCCGAGAACCCCGAACTGACGACTTGTCTCGGACATACGCTGATCACGACCGACGGGACGACGCTCCTGGGGGGCGATGACAAGGCGGGGATTGCGGTGATCATGCAGGCGGCGCAGGAGCTGATGCAGAACCGCGATCTGCTGTGCGGCCCGGTCCGGCTGTGCTTTACCTGCGACGAAGAAATCGGCCGGGGGACCGACAAGCTGGATCTGCAGAAGCTGGGGGCGATCTGCGCCTATACGCTGGATGGCGGCGGGCAGGGGCAGATCGATTCCGAGACGTTTTCCGCCGACCAGGCGGTCGTGGCCGTACGCGGGATTAACACGCATCCCTCGATCGGCAAGGGATCGATGGTGAACGCGGTCCGCATTCTGAGCGCCTTCATCGACCGACTGCCGCAGGCCCGGTTGAGCCCTGAGACGACCGACGGCCGCGAGGGTTTTATTCATCCCTATCACGTCGAAGGCGGGGTCGCCGAGGCGTCCGCCCGGCTGATTCTGCGGGACTTTGAGTCGAGTGCGCTGGATGAACAGGCCCGGCTGCTGGAGAGTATTGCCGGGACGCTGCGGCAGGAGTTTCCGCGGGCGGTCATCACCGTGGAAATCCGCAGGCAATATCGCAACATGCGGGAGGGACTGGTCAAGGAACCCCGGGCGCTGACCAAAGCGGAAGCGGCTGTGAAAGCCGCCGGGCTGACGCCGGAGCACACGATTATCCGCGGGGGTACGGACGGCTCGCTGCTGACGGAAAAAGGTTTGCCGACGCCGAACCTGTCGACCGGTCAGCACAACCCGCATTCGCCGCTGGAATGGGCGAGCTTGAACGAGATGGAGTCGGCAGTCCGGGTGCTGGTCAATCTGGCGCTGGAATGGGGCCGCGAGCAGGCTTGA
- a CDS encoding TrmH family RNA methyltransferase, translating into MPAIPISTLDDPRVQMYRSLKAQNLSRQGPWFIAEGVRVVERLLDSDFETDSVLLTERRADEWLPKIPDRIPVYLVPQSEADQLVGFNFHVGVVACGRRRRSPTLDAVLPQDRRRLTVVVCPNCDNPENLGAIVRMCLGFGVDLLLLGPHCSDAFSRRVIRVSMGAIFRQPVIESRNLERDLLRLRTEWGFEFAATILDPTAVPLDPTTPRAERFGLLFGNEAFGLDDCWVEQCDRRLTIPMAPGADSLNVAVATGIFLHHFQRLTVPSPQPEVTP; encoded by the coding sequence ATGCCTGCCATTCCGATCTCGACACTCGACGACCCGCGCGTGCAGATGTACCGCAGCCTGAAGGCGCAGAACCTGTCCCGCCAGGGGCCGTGGTTCATCGCCGAGGGCGTGCGCGTCGTCGAACGACTGCTCGACAGCGATTTCGAAACCGACAGCGTCCTCCTCACCGAACGCCGGGCCGACGAGTGGCTGCCGAAGATCCCGGACCGGATCCCGGTCTATCTGGTTCCGCAGTCGGAAGCCGATCAGCTCGTCGGCTTCAATTTTCATGTCGGGGTCGTCGCCTGCGGTCGGCGTCGACGCAGCCCGACGCTCGACGCGGTCCTGCCGCAGGATCGACGGCGGCTTACGGTCGTCGTCTGCCCCAACTGCGACAACCCGGAGAACCTCGGCGCGATCGTCCGGATGTGCCTCGGATTCGGCGTCGACCTGCTGTTGCTCGGCCCCCACTGCAGCGATGCGTTTTCTCGACGCGTGATCCGCGTCTCGATGGGCGCGATCTTCCGCCAGCCGGTAATCGAGTCGCGCAACCTCGAACGGGACCTCCTCCGGCTGCGGACGGAATGGGGCTTCGAATTCGCCGCGACGATTCTCGACCCGACCGCCGTTCCGCTCGACCCGACGACGCCGCGCGCGGAGCGCTTCGGACTCTTGTTTGGCAACGAAGCGTTCGGTCTCGACGACTGCTGGGTCGAACAGTGCGACCGCCGGCTCACGATTCCGATGGCGCCCGGCGCGGATTCGCTCAACGTCGCCGTGGCGACCGGGATCTTCCTGCATCACTTTCAGCGACTGACGGTCCCGTCCCCCCAGCCAGAGGTCACGCCATGA
- a CDS encoding iron-containing alcohol dehydrogenase, which produces MKPDPRHFWNFYSAGRLVFGSGSVARLPLFLKPWQARRILVITDRILEQVGVVAQVVDPLRAAGLDVVVFNEGEAEPSCAIADKAIAAARQAQADVLIGLGGGSNMDLAKITAAVVAHGGTYRDYFGYDKIPGPVQPLVCIPTTSGTGSEVSHAAVLTDTERELKESTLSQQLRPALAVVDPQLTLTCPPKATADSGIDALTHAIETYTATSYDALEVPAAEPFPYDGKHPLGDVLAEAAIRRIGYHLPTAVAEPANLAAREGMSFAATLAGLAFSNGAVAVVHALEYPIGAAVHCSHGAGNGLLLPYVMRFNLPARATEIARIGEWLGVADAGLPVPEVAEQAIVAVERLQARIGIPQKLRELGVTRAQLPGFAAKSIGIKRLMLLNGRRPTEADLLSILEAAW; this is translated from the coding sequence ATGAAGCCCGATCCCCGCCATTTCTGGAACTTCTACTCGGCCGGCCGTCTCGTTTTCGGTTCCGGCTCGGTCGCCCGGCTGCCCCTGTTTCTCAAGCCATGGCAGGCCCGACGGATTCTCGTCATCACCGATCGCATTCTGGAACAGGTCGGCGTTGTCGCGCAGGTCGTCGATCCGCTGCGCGCCGCAGGCCTCGACGTCGTCGTCTTCAACGAAGGGGAGGCCGAGCCCTCCTGCGCCATCGCCGACAAGGCGATCGCGGCGGCTCGGCAGGCGCAGGCCGACGTCCTGATCGGACTCGGCGGCGGCAGCAACATGGATCTCGCCAAAATCACCGCTGCTGTTGTTGCTCACGGCGGCACTTACCGAGACTACTTCGGTTACGACAAGATCCCCGGCCCGGTTCAGCCGCTGGTCTGCATTCCGACGACCTCGGGGACCGGCAGCGAAGTTTCTCATGCCGCGGTTCTGACCGACACGGAAAGAGAGCTCAAAGAGAGCACGCTCAGTCAGCAGCTCCGCCCGGCGCTGGCGGTTGTCGACCCGCAATTGACGCTCACGTGCCCCCCGAAAGCGACCGCCGACTCCGGCATCGACGCACTGACCCATGCTATCGAGACCTACACCGCAACCTCGTACGACGCGCTGGAAGTCCCCGCCGCCGAGCCGTTCCCCTACGACGGCAAACACCCGCTCGGCGACGTCCTCGCCGAGGCGGCGATCCGCAGAATCGGATACCACTTGCCGACCGCCGTGGCCGAACCGGCGAATCTCGCCGCCCGCGAAGGGATGTCCTTCGCGGCGACGCTCGCGGGGCTGGCCTTCTCCAACGGGGCCGTCGCCGTCGTGCATGCGCTGGAGTATCCGATCGGGGCGGCGGTCCATTGCTCGCATGGCGCCGGCAACGGACTCCTCCTGCCCTATGTCATGCGGTTCAATCTGCCGGCGCGAGCGACGGAGATCGCCCGGATCGGGGAGTGGCTGGGCGTCGCCGATGCGGGGCTCCCCGTGCCGGAAGTGGCCGAGCAGGCGATCGTCGCCGTCGAAAGGCTGCAGGCGCGAATCGGCATTCCTCAGAAGTTGAGAGAGCTCGGCGTCACTCGCGCGCAGCTCCCGGGTTTCGCGGCAAAGTCGATCGGAATCAAGCGGCTGATGCTGTTGAACGGTCGACGGCCGACCGAAGCCGATCTGCTCTCGATTCTCGAAGCCGCCTGGTAA